A window of Struthio camelus isolate bStrCam1 chromosome 15, bStrCam1.hap1, whole genome shotgun sequence contains these coding sequences:
- the MRTFB gene encoding myocardin-related transcription factor B isoform X5, which produces MDHLGTADAEDDSGSLTRLAPSPHSEAVAHEFQELSLQPSQYLPPLNERKNVLQLRLQQRRTREQLVDQGIMPPLKSPAAFHEQIKSLERARTENFLKHKIRSRPDRSELVRMHILEETFAEPSLQATQMKLKRARLADDLNEKIAQRPGPMELVEKNILPVDSSVKEAIIAVGQENYPQALDDYSFDEDSSDALSPDQPASQESQGSTASPGEPKASDSPSPVTPNAATSAQVLCYPPLTSPVPEFLKTPPTIEQHVTRSTVATTLTTNTVSAAKPGPTLVKQSHPKNPNDKHRSKKCKEPKPRVKKLKYHQYIPPDQKGEKNEPQMDSNYARLLQQQQLFLQLQILSQQQQHYNYQTILPAPLKPLSDKQSNNGNTPLNTLNNSTPTSVASSPRQNSSTASRKPGPLPSSLDDLKVAELKMELKLRGLPVSGTKTDLIERLKPYQDLNNNGVTTSSSVTVTTSTGATCNTGEVTVAFPVATLNKTVVNTMSSFPPEKTSTGPGSKVINTENISSPLPISPAPSEQSSLSTDDTSMADTFTEMMTMMSPSQFLSTSPLRVNMSDDNQNRSSGSISNMEFDVAEKDRKLQEKEKQIEELKRKLEQEQKLVEVLKMQLEVEKRGQQQQSQTSGNSAALDQKQFSAAIKDEKALTDCSSTSQSVSVANHSLGQSVYTSGQNPVAKKAVIIKQEIPVAKAETQNAISQFYVNPQRQPQTAVVAQPQALLTTQGAAQLLLPLSIQGPNSTTSVQLPVGNIKLQVFPPTTSNTVFSYQTPPVTISSQSFINKTSNSNIHTGSNQAPSVQNGPATPSKPGSPSQAQPYIVPQSLFNNAVSKTKDPPRYEEAIKQTRNIQTPHREISSAHSQQMDDLFDILIKSGEISLPIKEEPSPIAKMRPVTANITTMPVNTVISRPPPQIQMAPPVSLEPTTSLLTSLENQLEALLDGTLPSGNEIPQLTSNNEDRESFSLIEDLQNDLLNHSGILDHSHSPMETSDPQFTTNNSCLSLDLPDTNLDNMEWLDITMPSSSSGLTPLSSTAPSVFSTDFLDPQDLQLHWD; this is translated from the exons TACTTCAGCTAAGGCTACAGCAAAGGCGGACACGAGAACAGCTGGTGGACCAGGGCATCATGCCAC CTTTGAAAAGTCCAGCTGCATTCCATGAGCAGATAAAGAGCTTGGAACGAGCCAGG ACTGAAAATTTTTTGAAGCACAAGATTCGTAGCAGACCAGATCGGTCTGAGCTGGTCAGAATGCACATCCTAGAAG AGACATTTGCAGAGCCTTCACTGCAAGCCACTCAGATGAAACTGAAGAGAGCTCGGCTGGCAGATGATCTGAATGAGAAGATTGCTCAGAGGCCTGGCCCTATGGAACTGgttgaaaaaaatattcttcctgtaGACTCCAGTGTTAAAGAAGCAATTATAG CAGTTGGACAAGAGAATTATCCTCAAGCTTTGGATGATTATTCATTTGATGAAGACAGCAGTGATGCTCTATCACCAGATCAGCCAGCGAGCCAAGAATCCCAGGGTTCCACAGCTTCCCCTGGTGAGCCAAAAGCCAGTGACTCACCATCACCAGTAACACCAAATGCTGCTACTTCAGCACAGGTACTGTGT taTCCACCTTTAACCTCTCCAGTTCCTGAATTCCTCAAAACTCCCCCTACAATCGAGCAGCATGTTACACGTTCTACTGTTGCAACCACCCTGACCACAAATACTGTATCTGCAGCAAAGCCTGGGCCAACATTAGTAAAG CAAAGCCACCCAAAGAACCCAAATGATAAACATCGGAGCAAGAAATGCAAAGAACCTAAGCCAAGAGTGAAAAAACTGAAGTACCATCAATATATTCCACCTGATCAGAAAGGTGAGAAGAATGAACCACAGATGGACTCCAACTATGCTCGTTTGCTACAGCAACAACAACTGTTTTTGCAGCTGCAGATCCTGAGCCAACAGCAACAACACTACAACTACCAGACAATTCTACCTGCACCGCTGAA GCCACTGAGTGACAAACAGAGTAACAATGGGAATACGCCACTGAATACTTTGAACAACAGTACACCAACATCAGTTGCCAGCTCACCAAGACAGAACAGTAGTACTGCTAGCAGGAAACCAGGACCACTACCTTCGAGCTTGGATGACTTGAAG GTAGCAGAGCTTAAAATGGAGTTGAAATTAAGGGGATTACCAGTGTCTGGAACAAAAACGGATCTTATTGAGCGTCTGAAACCCTATCAAGATTTGAATAACAATGGGGTCACTACTAGTAGCTCTGTTACAGTAACCACTTCTACTGGGGCCACATGTAACACTGGGGAAGTGACTGTGGCATTTCCTGTTGCAACACTAAATAAAACAGTGGTTAATACTATGTCTAGCTTTCCTCCAGAAAAAACATCTACTGGACCTGGCAGCAAAGtaataaatactgaaaacattAGCTCCCCTTTGCCTATATCCCCTGCTCCCTCAGAACAATCTAGTCTAAGCACAGATGACACTAGCATGGCAGATACTTTCACAGAAATGATGACTATGATGTCACCATCCCAGTTTTTAAGTACTTCACCGCTAAGAGTGAATATGAGTGATGATAATCAGAATCGTAGCAGTGGAAGTATCTCAAACATGGAGTTTGATGTAGCAGAAAAGGACCGCAagcttcaagaaaaagaaaagcagattgaAGAGCTCAAAAGAAAACTGGAACAAGAGCAAAAACTTGTGGAAGTATTGAAAATGCAACTTGAGGTTGAAAAACGGGGACAACAGCAACAGTCTCAGACTTCTGGTAACTCAGCTGCTTTGGATCAGAAGCAATTCAGTGCTGCTATCAAAGATGAAAAAGCTCTTACCGACTGCTCTAGTACGAGTCAATCTGTGTCTGTGGCTAATCATTCTTTAGGACAGTCAGTATATACTAGTGGCCAGAATCCAGTTGCCAAAAAGGCAGTTATCATCAAGCAGGAGATACCTGTGGCCAAAGCTGAAACTCAGAATGCCATTTCTCAATTTTATGTTAATCCACAGAGGCAGCCACAAACTGCAGTTGTTGCCCAGCCTCAAGCTTTACTAACAACCCAAggagcagcacagctgctccttCCACTATCTATCCAGGGACCGAATTCTACCACTTCAGTGCAGCTACCAGTTGGAAATATAAAGTTGCAG GTTTTTCCACCTACGACATCAAACACAGTATTTTCCTATCAGACTCCACCAGTTACAATATCTTCACaatcttttattaataaaacatcaAACTCTAACATTCACACCGGTAGTAACCAGGCTCCATCTGTGCAGAATGGACCTGCTACTCCTAGTAAG CCTGGCTCTCCATCTCAAGCCCAGCCTTACATTGTTCCACAGTCTCTCTTCAACAACGCAGTTTCCAAGACAAAAGATCCCCCCCGTTACGAAGAGGCCATAAAACAGACCCGCAATATTCAAACACCTCACCGCGAG ATTtccagtgcgcacagtcagcaaaTGGATGATCTTTTTGATATTCTCATCAAGAGTGGAG AGATTTCCCTTCCAATAAAGGAGGAACCATCTCCCATTGCTAAAATGAGACCAGTTACAGCCAACATCACTACAATGCCAGTGAATACAGTGATATCCCGCCCACCACCACAAATCCAAATGGCACCTCCTGTGTCCTTAGAACCAACAACCAGCTTGTTAACAAGTTTGGAAAACCAACTTGAAGCTCTCTTGGATGGAACTTTACCTTCAGGTAATGAAATCCCTCAACTGACAAGCAATAATGAGGACAGAGAGTCATTTTCTTTAATTGAGGACCTTCAGAATGATCTGCTTAATCACTCCGGCATTTTAGATCACTCTCATTCACCCATGGAAACCTCTGACCCACAGTTTACCACTAATAATTCTTGCCTATCTCTTGATCTTCCTGACACAAATTTAGACAATATGGAATGGTTAGACATTACAATGCCCAGCTCCTCATCTGGACTCACTCCTCTCAGTTCTACTGCCCCCAGCGTGTTTTCCACTGACTTTCTAGATCCACAAGACCTGCAGTTGCACTGGGATTAA
- the MRTFB gene encoding myocardin-related transcription factor B isoform X6 has product MDHLGTADAEDDSGSLTRLAPSPHSEAVAHEFQELSLQPSQYLPPLNERKNVLQLRLQQRRTREQLVDQGIMPPLKSPAAFHEQIKSLERARTENFLKHKIRSRPDRSELVRMHILEETFAEPSLQATQMKLKRARLADDLNEKIAQRPGPMELVEKNILPVDSSVKEAIIAVGQENYPQALDDYSFDEDSSDALSPDQPASQESQGSTASPGEPKASDSPSPVTPNAATSAQYPPLTSPVPEFLKTPPTIEQHVTRSTVATTLTTNTVSAAKPGPTLVKQSHPKNPNDKHRSKKCKEPKPRVKKLKYHQYIPPDQKGEKNEPQMDSNYARLLQQQQLFLQLQILSQQQQHYNYQTILPAPLKPLSDKQSNNGNTPLNTLNNSTPTSVASSPRQNSSTASRKPGPLPSSLDDLKVAELKMELKLRGLPVSGTKTDLIERLKPYQDLNNNGVTTSSSVTVTTSTGATCNTGEVTVAFPVATLNKTVVNTMSSFPPEKTSTGPGSKVINTENISSPLPISPAPSEQSSLSTDDTSMADTFTEMMTMMSPSQFLSTSPLRVNMSDDNQNRSSGSISNMEFDVAEKDRKLQEKEKQIEELKRKLEQEQKLVEVLKMQLEVEKRGQQQQSQTSGNSAALDQKQFSAAIKDEKALTDCSSTSQSVSVANHSLGQSVYTSGQNPVAKKAVIIKQEIPVAKAETQNAISQFYVNPQRQPQTAVVAQPQALLTTQGAAQLLLPLSIQGPNSTTSVQLPVGNIKLQVFPPTTSNTVFSYQTPPVTISSQSFINKTSNSNIHTGSNQAPSVQNGPATPSKPGSPSQAQPYIVPQSLFNNAVSKTKDPPRYEEAIKQTRNIQTPHREISSAHSQQMDDLFDILIKSGEISLPIKEEPSPIAKMRPVTANITTMPVNTVISRPPPQIQMAPPVSLEPTTSLLTSLENQLEALLDGTLPSGNEIPQLTSNNEDRESFSLIEDLQNDLLNHSGILDHSHSPMETSDPQFTTNNSCLSLDLPDTNLDNMEWLDITMPSSSSGLTPLSSTAPSVFSTDFLDPQDLQLHWD; this is encoded by the exons TACTTCAGCTAAGGCTACAGCAAAGGCGGACACGAGAACAGCTGGTGGACCAGGGCATCATGCCAC CTTTGAAAAGTCCAGCTGCATTCCATGAGCAGATAAAGAGCTTGGAACGAGCCAGG ACTGAAAATTTTTTGAAGCACAAGATTCGTAGCAGACCAGATCGGTCTGAGCTGGTCAGAATGCACATCCTAGAAG AGACATTTGCAGAGCCTTCACTGCAAGCCACTCAGATGAAACTGAAGAGAGCTCGGCTGGCAGATGATCTGAATGAGAAGATTGCTCAGAGGCCTGGCCCTATGGAACTGgttgaaaaaaatattcttcctgtaGACTCCAGTGTTAAAGAAGCAATTATAG CAGTTGGACAAGAGAATTATCCTCAAGCTTTGGATGATTATTCATTTGATGAAGACAGCAGTGATGCTCTATCACCAGATCAGCCAGCGAGCCAAGAATCCCAGGGTTCCACAGCTTCCCCTGGTGAGCCAAAAGCCAGTGACTCACCATCACCAGTAACACCAAATGCTGCTACTTCAGCACAG taTCCACCTTTAACCTCTCCAGTTCCTGAATTCCTCAAAACTCCCCCTACAATCGAGCAGCATGTTACACGTTCTACTGTTGCAACCACCCTGACCACAAATACTGTATCTGCAGCAAAGCCTGGGCCAACATTAGTAAAG CAAAGCCACCCAAAGAACCCAAATGATAAACATCGGAGCAAGAAATGCAAAGAACCTAAGCCAAGAGTGAAAAAACTGAAGTACCATCAATATATTCCACCTGATCAGAAAGGTGAGAAGAATGAACCACAGATGGACTCCAACTATGCTCGTTTGCTACAGCAACAACAACTGTTTTTGCAGCTGCAGATCCTGAGCCAACAGCAACAACACTACAACTACCAGACAATTCTACCTGCACCGCTGAA GCCACTGAGTGACAAACAGAGTAACAATGGGAATACGCCACTGAATACTTTGAACAACAGTACACCAACATCAGTTGCCAGCTCACCAAGACAGAACAGTAGTACTGCTAGCAGGAAACCAGGACCACTACCTTCGAGCTTGGATGACTTGAAG GTAGCAGAGCTTAAAATGGAGTTGAAATTAAGGGGATTACCAGTGTCTGGAACAAAAACGGATCTTATTGAGCGTCTGAAACCCTATCAAGATTTGAATAACAATGGGGTCACTACTAGTAGCTCTGTTACAGTAACCACTTCTACTGGGGCCACATGTAACACTGGGGAAGTGACTGTGGCATTTCCTGTTGCAACACTAAATAAAACAGTGGTTAATACTATGTCTAGCTTTCCTCCAGAAAAAACATCTACTGGACCTGGCAGCAAAGtaataaatactgaaaacattAGCTCCCCTTTGCCTATATCCCCTGCTCCCTCAGAACAATCTAGTCTAAGCACAGATGACACTAGCATGGCAGATACTTTCACAGAAATGATGACTATGATGTCACCATCCCAGTTTTTAAGTACTTCACCGCTAAGAGTGAATATGAGTGATGATAATCAGAATCGTAGCAGTGGAAGTATCTCAAACATGGAGTTTGATGTAGCAGAAAAGGACCGCAagcttcaagaaaaagaaaagcagattgaAGAGCTCAAAAGAAAACTGGAACAAGAGCAAAAACTTGTGGAAGTATTGAAAATGCAACTTGAGGTTGAAAAACGGGGACAACAGCAACAGTCTCAGACTTCTGGTAACTCAGCTGCTTTGGATCAGAAGCAATTCAGTGCTGCTATCAAAGATGAAAAAGCTCTTACCGACTGCTCTAGTACGAGTCAATCTGTGTCTGTGGCTAATCATTCTTTAGGACAGTCAGTATATACTAGTGGCCAGAATCCAGTTGCCAAAAAGGCAGTTATCATCAAGCAGGAGATACCTGTGGCCAAAGCTGAAACTCAGAATGCCATTTCTCAATTTTATGTTAATCCACAGAGGCAGCCACAAACTGCAGTTGTTGCCCAGCCTCAAGCTTTACTAACAACCCAAggagcagcacagctgctccttCCACTATCTATCCAGGGACCGAATTCTACCACTTCAGTGCAGCTACCAGTTGGAAATATAAAGTTGCAG GTTTTTCCACCTACGACATCAAACACAGTATTTTCCTATCAGACTCCACCAGTTACAATATCTTCACaatcttttattaataaaacatcaAACTCTAACATTCACACCGGTAGTAACCAGGCTCCATCTGTGCAGAATGGACCTGCTACTCCTAGTAAG CCTGGCTCTCCATCTCAAGCCCAGCCTTACATTGTTCCACAGTCTCTCTTCAACAACGCAGTTTCCAAGACAAAAGATCCCCCCCGTTACGAAGAGGCCATAAAACAGACCCGCAATATTCAAACACCTCACCGCGAG ATTtccagtgcgcacagtcagcaaaTGGATGATCTTTTTGATATTCTCATCAAGAGTGGAG AGATTTCCCTTCCAATAAAGGAGGAACCATCTCCCATTGCTAAAATGAGACCAGTTACAGCCAACATCACTACAATGCCAGTGAATACAGTGATATCCCGCCCACCACCACAAATCCAAATGGCACCTCCTGTGTCCTTAGAACCAACAACCAGCTTGTTAACAAGTTTGGAAAACCAACTTGAAGCTCTCTTGGATGGAACTTTACCTTCAGGTAATGAAATCCCTCAACTGACAAGCAATAATGAGGACAGAGAGTCATTTTCTTTAATTGAGGACCTTCAGAATGATCTGCTTAATCACTCCGGCATTTTAGATCACTCTCATTCACCCATGGAAACCTCTGACCCACAGTTTACCACTAATAATTCTTGCCTATCTCTTGATCTTCCTGACACAAATTTAGACAATATGGAATGGTTAGACATTACAATGCCCAGCTCCTCATCTGGACTCACTCCTCTCAGTTCTACTGCCCCCAGCGTGTTTTCCACTGACTTTCTAGATCCACAAGACCTGCAGTTGCACTGGGATTAA
- the MRTFB gene encoding myocardin-related transcription factor B isoform X3, with product MIDSSKKQQQGFSEILPTGDVKQLKEKECLDVNSQKSLKEVLQLRLQQRRTREQLVDQGIMPPLKSPAAFHEQIKSLERARTENFLKHKIRSRPDRSELVRMHILEETFAEPSLQATQMKLKRARLADDLNEKIAQRPGPMELVEKNILPVDSSVKEAIIAVGQENYPQALDDYSFDEDSSDALSPDQPASQESQGSTASPGEPKASDSPSPVTPNAATSAQVLCYPPLTSPVPEFLKTPPTIEQHVTRSTVATTLTTNTVSAAKPGPTLVKQSHPKNPNDKHRSKKCKEPKPRVKKLKYHQYIPPDQKGEKNEPQMDSNYARLLQQQQLFLQLQILSQQQQHYNYQTILPAPLKPLSDKQSNNGNTPLNTLNNSTPTSVASSPRQNSSTASRKPGPLPSSLDDLKVAELKMELKLRGLPVSGTKTDLIERLKPYQDLNNNGVTTSSSVTVTTSTGATCNTGEVTVAFPVATLNKTVVNTMSSFPPEKTSTGPGSKVINTENISSPLPISPAPSEQSSLSTDDTSMADTFTEMMTMMSPSQFLSTSPLRVNMSDDNQNRSSGSISNMEFDVAEKDRKLQEKEKQIEELKRKLEQEQKLVEVLKMQLEVEKRGQQQQSQTSGNSAALDQKQFSAAIKDEKALTDCSSTSQSVSVANHSLGQSVYTSGQNPVAKKAVIIKQEIPVAKAETQNAISQFYVNPQRQPQTAVVAQPQALLTTQGAAQLLLPLSIQGPNSTTSVQLPVGNIKLQAQSQAGIQTPSQIPAPIPSSGLVQTAPQMHTPQSKQNTITQHALGQAQPIRKVFPPTTSNTVFSYQTPPVTISSQSFINKTSNSNIHTGSNQAPSVQNGPATPSKPGSPSQAQPYIVPQSLFNNAVSKTKDPPRYEEAIKQTRNIQTPHREISSAHSQQMDDLFDILIKSGEISLPIKEEPSPIAKMRPVTANITTMPVNTVISRPPPQIQMAPPVSLEPTTSLLTSLENQLEALLDGTLPSGNEIPQLTSNNEDRESFSLIEDLQNDLLNHSGILDHSHSPMETSDPQFTTNNSCLSLDLPDTNLDNMEWLDITMPSSSSGLTPLSSTAPSVFSTDFLDPQDLQLHWD from the exons TACTTCAGCTAAGGCTACAGCAAAGGCGGACACGAGAACAGCTGGTGGACCAGGGCATCATGCCAC CTTTGAAAAGTCCAGCTGCATTCCATGAGCAGATAAAGAGCTTGGAACGAGCCAGG ACTGAAAATTTTTTGAAGCACAAGATTCGTAGCAGACCAGATCGGTCTGAGCTGGTCAGAATGCACATCCTAGAAG AGACATTTGCAGAGCCTTCACTGCAAGCCACTCAGATGAAACTGAAGAGAGCTCGGCTGGCAGATGATCTGAATGAGAAGATTGCTCAGAGGCCTGGCCCTATGGAACTGgttgaaaaaaatattcttcctgtaGACTCCAGTGTTAAAGAAGCAATTATAG CAGTTGGACAAGAGAATTATCCTCAAGCTTTGGATGATTATTCATTTGATGAAGACAGCAGTGATGCTCTATCACCAGATCAGCCAGCGAGCCAAGAATCCCAGGGTTCCACAGCTTCCCCTGGTGAGCCAAAAGCCAGTGACTCACCATCACCAGTAACACCAAATGCTGCTACTTCAGCACAGGTACTGTGT taTCCACCTTTAACCTCTCCAGTTCCTGAATTCCTCAAAACTCCCCCTACAATCGAGCAGCATGTTACACGTTCTACTGTTGCAACCACCCTGACCACAAATACTGTATCTGCAGCAAAGCCTGGGCCAACATTAGTAAAG CAAAGCCACCCAAAGAACCCAAATGATAAACATCGGAGCAAGAAATGCAAAGAACCTAAGCCAAGAGTGAAAAAACTGAAGTACCATCAATATATTCCACCTGATCAGAAAGGTGAGAAGAATGAACCACAGATGGACTCCAACTATGCTCGTTTGCTACAGCAACAACAACTGTTTTTGCAGCTGCAGATCCTGAGCCAACAGCAACAACACTACAACTACCAGACAATTCTACCTGCACCGCTGAA GCCACTGAGTGACAAACAGAGTAACAATGGGAATACGCCACTGAATACTTTGAACAACAGTACACCAACATCAGTTGCCAGCTCACCAAGACAGAACAGTAGTACTGCTAGCAGGAAACCAGGACCACTACCTTCGAGCTTGGATGACTTGAAG GTAGCAGAGCTTAAAATGGAGTTGAAATTAAGGGGATTACCAGTGTCTGGAACAAAAACGGATCTTATTGAGCGTCTGAAACCCTATCAAGATTTGAATAACAATGGGGTCACTACTAGTAGCTCTGTTACAGTAACCACTTCTACTGGGGCCACATGTAACACTGGGGAAGTGACTGTGGCATTTCCTGTTGCAACACTAAATAAAACAGTGGTTAATACTATGTCTAGCTTTCCTCCAGAAAAAACATCTACTGGACCTGGCAGCAAAGtaataaatactgaaaacattAGCTCCCCTTTGCCTATATCCCCTGCTCCCTCAGAACAATCTAGTCTAAGCACAGATGACACTAGCATGGCAGATACTTTCACAGAAATGATGACTATGATGTCACCATCCCAGTTTTTAAGTACTTCACCGCTAAGAGTGAATATGAGTGATGATAATCAGAATCGTAGCAGTGGAAGTATCTCAAACATGGAGTTTGATGTAGCAGAAAAGGACCGCAagcttcaagaaaaagaaaagcagattgaAGAGCTCAAAAGAAAACTGGAACAAGAGCAAAAACTTGTGGAAGTATTGAAAATGCAACTTGAGGTTGAAAAACGGGGACAACAGCAACAGTCTCAGACTTCTGGTAACTCAGCTGCTTTGGATCAGAAGCAATTCAGTGCTGCTATCAAAGATGAAAAAGCTCTTACCGACTGCTCTAGTACGAGTCAATCTGTGTCTGTGGCTAATCATTCTTTAGGACAGTCAGTATATACTAGTGGCCAGAATCCAGTTGCCAAAAAGGCAGTTATCATCAAGCAGGAGATACCTGTGGCCAAAGCTGAAACTCAGAATGCCATTTCTCAATTTTATGTTAATCCACAGAGGCAGCCACAAACTGCAGTTGTTGCCCAGCCTCAAGCTTTACTAACAACCCAAggagcagcacagctgctccttCCACTATCTATCCAGGGACCGAATTCTACCACTTCAGTGCAGCTACCAGTTGGAAATATAAAGTTGCAG GCTCAATCACAAGCTGGAATACAGACCCCATCACAAATACCTGCTCCTATTCCCTCATCTGGCCTGGTCCAGACAGCACCTCAGATGCATACTCcacaatcaaaacaaaataccatCACGCAGCATGCACTTGGTCAGGCTCAACCAATCAGAAAG GTTTTTCCACCTACGACATCAAACACAGTATTTTCCTATCAGACTCCACCAGTTACAATATCTTCACaatcttttattaataaaacatcaAACTCTAACATTCACACCGGTAGTAACCAGGCTCCATCTGTGCAGAATGGACCTGCTACTCCTAGTAAG CCTGGCTCTCCATCTCAAGCCCAGCCTTACATTGTTCCACAGTCTCTCTTCAACAACGCAGTTTCCAAGACAAAAGATCCCCCCCGTTACGAAGAGGCCATAAAACAGACCCGCAATATTCAAACACCTCACCGCGAG ATTtccagtgcgcacagtcagcaaaTGGATGATCTTTTTGATATTCTCATCAAGAGTGGAG AGATTTCCCTTCCAATAAAGGAGGAACCATCTCCCATTGCTAAAATGAGACCAGTTACAGCCAACATCACTACAATGCCAGTGAATACAGTGATATCCCGCCCACCACCACAAATCCAAATGGCACCTCCTGTGTCCTTAGAACCAACAACCAGCTTGTTAACAAGTTTGGAAAACCAACTTGAAGCTCTCTTGGATGGAACTTTACCTTCAGGTAATGAAATCCCTCAACTGACAAGCAATAATGAGGACAGAGAGTCATTTTCTTTAATTGAGGACCTTCAGAATGATCTGCTTAATCACTCCGGCATTTTAGATCACTCTCATTCACCCATGGAAACCTCTGACCCACAGTTTACCACTAATAATTCTTGCCTATCTCTTGATCTTCCTGACACAAATTTAGACAATATGGAATGGTTAGACATTACAATGCCCAGCTCCTCATCTGGACTCACTCCTCTCAGTTCTACTGCCCCCAGCGTGTTTTCCACTGACTTTCTAGATCCACAAGACCTGCAGTTGCACTGGGATTAA